One Platichthys flesus chromosome 14, fPlaFle2.1, whole genome shotgun sequence genomic region harbors:
- the riok1 gene encoding serine/threonine-protein kinase RIO1 isoform X2, whose amino-acid sequence MSAVGDQSGVPAVRTEVSDVTLQPPHPQDEEEEEEEEAYDEDEDEDWAWHSAGGNLTKRYNRMSLNCQSNRQNPSNKMLPSSTPSDKALRKYEHKINLDKLNYADSVINKVTMMQKQKDANTYRVKDKSDRATVEQVLDPRTRMILFKMLSRGAICEISGCISTGKEANVYHASTSAGERRAIKIYKTSILLFKDRDKYVSGEFRFRHGYCKGNPRKMVRTWAEKEMRNLIRLQTAGIPSPEPLLLRSHVLLMSFIGKDDMPAPLLKNASFSESKARELYLQVLQNMRKMFQEARLVHADLSEFNMLYHDGDAYIIDVSQSVEHDHPHALEFLRKDCSNVNEFFVKRGVAVMTVRELFDFITDLSITCHNIDQYLEKAMEIAADRTSDQRSDQDRVNEEVFKNTYIPRTLTDVSHYERDVELMKEEESVSSHHDNILYQTLTGLKKDLSGVQTVPALLEDKHSSSSSSSSEEEEDEEDEEDEEEEEEEEEEGETAGQEQKEETPMDKKEKKKTVKEAQREKRKNKVPKHVKKRKEKVTKMKKSR is encoded by the exons ATGTCGGCGGTCGG CGACCAATCCGGGGTGCCCGCTGTACGGACTGAGGTCAGTGATGTCACTCTGCAGCCGCCACATCcacaggacgaggaggaggaggaggaggaggaggcctatgatgaagatgaagatgaagattggGCATGGCATTCAGCAGGAGGAAATCTGACCAAGAGATACAACAGGATGTCTCTGAACTGTCAG tccAACAGACAGAATCCGTCCAATAAGATGCTGCCGTCGTCGACGCCCTCAGACAAAGCTCTAAGGAAGTACGAGCACAAGATCAACCTGG ATAAACTGAACTACGCAGACTCGGTGATCAACAAAGTGACGATGATGCAGAAACAGAAAGACGCTAACAC GTACAGAGTGAAGGACAAATCAGATCGAGCCACAGTCGAACAG gttcTAGATCCGCGGACTCGGATGATTCTGTTCAAGATGCTGAGTCGTGGAGCGATCTGTGAGATCAGCGGCTGCATCAGCACCGGgaaggag GCGAACGTTTATCACGCCAGCACGTCGGCCGGAGAACGCCGCGCCATCAAGATCTACAAGACGTCCATCCTGCTGTTCAAAGACCGAGACAAATACGTCAGTGGAGAGTTCAG GTTCCGTCACGGTTACTGCAAAGGGAACCCCAGGAAGATGGTGAGGACCTGGGCAGAGAAGGAGATGAGGAACCTCATCAG gctGCAGACGGCAGGAATCCCGAGTCCAGAACCTCTGCTGCTCAGAAGTCACGTGCTGCTGATGAGCTTCATTGGAAAAGACGACAT GCCGGCTCCTCTGCTGAAGAACGCTTCGTTTTCGGAGTCGAAGGCTCGTGAGCTCTACCTGCAGGTTCTACAGAACATGAGGAAGATGTTTCAAGAAGCTCGACTCGTCCACGCCGACCTCAGCGAGTTCAACATGCT TTATCACGACGGAGACGCTTACATCATCGACGTGTCTCAGTCGGTGGAACACGATCATCCTCACGCTCTGGAGTTCCTCAGGAAGGACTGCAGCAACGTGAACG AGTTCTTTGTGAAGCGCGGTGTGGCGGTGATGACGGTCAGAGAGCTGTTTGACTTCATCACCGACCTGTCCATCACCTGCCACAACATCGACCAGTACCTGGAGAAG gcGATGGAGATTGCAGCTGACCGGACGTCTGACCAGAGATCAGATCAGGACCGAGTGAACGAGGAG GTGTTTAAGAACACCTACATCCCCCGCACGCTGACGGACGTGAGTCACTACGAGCGCGACGTGGAgctgatgaaggaggaggagtctgtTTCCAGCCATCACGACAAC atCTTGTATCAGACTCTCACTGGACTGAAGAAAGATCTGTCAGGAGTTCAGACG GTTCCTGCTCTCCTGGAGGACAAGcattcatcatcctcctcctcctcttcagaagaggaggaggatgaggaggatgaggaggatgaggaggaggaggaggaggaggaggaggagggggagacagcaggccaggagcagaaggaggaaaCTCCGATGGACAAAAAG gagaagaagaagacggtgAAAGAagctcagagagaaaaaagaaaaaacaaggtcCCAAAAcacgtgaagaagaggaaggagaaggtcACCAAGATGAAGAAGAGCAGATGA
- the riok1 gene encoding serine/threonine-protein kinase RIO1 isoform X1, protein MSAVGCVPGQFDDVEENSDQSGVPAVRTEVSDVTLQPPHPQDEEEEEEEEAYDEDEDEDWAWHSAGGNLTKRYNRMSLNCQSNRQNPSNKMLPSSTPSDKALRKYEHKINLDKLNYADSVINKVTMMQKQKDANTYRVKDKSDRATVEQVLDPRTRMILFKMLSRGAICEISGCISTGKEANVYHASTSAGERRAIKIYKTSILLFKDRDKYVSGEFRFRHGYCKGNPRKMVRTWAEKEMRNLIRLQTAGIPSPEPLLLRSHVLLMSFIGKDDMPAPLLKNASFSESKARELYLQVLQNMRKMFQEARLVHADLSEFNMLYHDGDAYIIDVSQSVEHDHPHALEFLRKDCSNVNEFFVKRGVAVMTVRELFDFITDLSITCHNIDQYLEKAMEIAADRTSDQRSDQDRVNEEVFKNTYIPRTLTDVSHYERDVELMKEEESVSSHHDNILYQTLTGLKKDLSGVQTVPALLEDKHSSSSSSSSEEEEDEEDEEDEEEEEEEEEEGETAGQEQKEETPMDKKEKKKTVKEAQREKRKNKVPKHVKKRKEKVTKMKKSR, encoded by the exons ATGTCGGCGGTCGGGTGTGTACCTGGACAGTTTGATGACGTAGAGGAGAACAG CGACCAATCCGGGGTGCCCGCTGTACGGACTGAGGTCAGTGATGTCACTCTGCAGCCGCCACATCcacaggacgaggaggaggaggaggaggaggaggcctatgatgaagatgaagatgaagattggGCATGGCATTCAGCAGGAGGAAATCTGACCAAGAGATACAACAGGATGTCTCTGAACTGTCAG tccAACAGACAGAATCCGTCCAATAAGATGCTGCCGTCGTCGACGCCCTCAGACAAAGCTCTAAGGAAGTACGAGCACAAGATCAACCTGG ATAAACTGAACTACGCAGACTCGGTGATCAACAAAGTGACGATGATGCAGAAACAGAAAGACGCTAACAC GTACAGAGTGAAGGACAAATCAGATCGAGCCACAGTCGAACAG gttcTAGATCCGCGGACTCGGATGATTCTGTTCAAGATGCTGAGTCGTGGAGCGATCTGTGAGATCAGCGGCTGCATCAGCACCGGgaaggag GCGAACGTTTATCACGCCAGCACGTCGGCCGGAGAACGCCGCGCCATCAAGATCTACAAGACGTCCATCCTGCTGTTCAAAGACCGAGACAAATACGTCAGTGGAGAGTTCAG GTTCCGTCACGGTTACTGCAAAGGGAACCCCAGGAAGATGGTGAGGACCTGGGCAGAGAAGGAGATGAGGAACCTCATCAG gctGCAGACGGCAGGAATCCCGAGTCCAGAACCTCTGCTGCTCAGAAGTCACGTGCTGCTGATGAGCTTCATTGGAAAAGACGACAT GCCGGCTCCTCTGCTGAAGAACGCTTCGTTTTCGGAGTCGAAGGCTCGTGAGCTCTACCTGCAGGTTCTACAGAACATGAGGAAGATGTTTCAAGAAGCTCGACTCGTCCACGCCGACCTCAGCGAGTTCAACATGCT TTATCACGACGGAGACGCTTACATCATCGACGTGTCTCAGTCGGTGGAACACGATCATCCTCACGCTCTGGAGTTCCTCAGGAAGGACTGCAGCAACGTGAACG AGTTCTTTGTGAAGCGCGGTGTGGCGGTGATGACGGTCAGAGAGCTGTTTGACTTCATCACCGACCTGTCCATCACCTGCCACAACATCGACCAGTACCTGGAGAAG gcGATGGAGATTGCAGCTGACCGGACGTCTGACCAGAGATCAGATCAGGACCGAGTGAACGAGGAG GTGTTTAAGAACACCTACATCCCCCGCACGCTGACGGACGTGAGTCACTACGAGCGCGACGTGGAgctgatgaaggaggaggagtctgtTTCCAGCCATCACGACAAC atCTTGTATCAGACTCTCACTGGACTGAAGAAAGATCTGTCAGGAGTTCAGACG GTTCCTGCTCTCCTGGAGGACAAGcattcatcatcctcctcctcctcttcagaagaggaggaggatgaggaggatgaggaggatgaggaggaggaggaggaggaggaggaggagggggagacagcaggccaggagcagaaggaggaaaCTCCGATGGACAAAAAG gagaagaagaagacggtgAAAGAagctcagagagaaaaaagaaaaaacaaggtcCCAAAAcacgtgaagaagaggaaggagaaggtcACCAAGATGAAGAAGAGCAGATGA